The Methanohalophilus portucalensis DNA window CAGGCAGGGAGGCAGTTTTGACTGTGAAATCCGAATATTGATGAAGCGTTTCTATCAATCTGTTGCCGTACTTACCCCTTGTAATTACTCCTATAATCGTCATACACTGGAAATGGAGAATAAGTAGTTATATTATTTACCATAAATATTACGCAGGTGAAAATATGGATGATATAGATCAATCAAAGGTATATTTTGTATGCAATACATGCAGCTTCGTATTTCAGGCAGACCCCAACTTCATGCCTATAAAATGCCCCCAATGTGGCAGTGAAGATACCGTCCGTACCTGAGAGATGTAAATGAAAGGAAAACTTGTCACAATTGAAGGGATCGACGGGTCGGGCAAGACCACCATAATGGAATACCTGAAACAAAATCCCGTTTATTCGGATATTATTTTTACACGGGAACCTACAAAAGACTGGATCGGCCAGGCTGTAATGCGGGCAATCCAGTCGGACGTTGATCCCCTTGCAGAGCTCTTATTGTTCACAGCCGATCATGCAGAACACATCCGAAATACGATCAAACCTGCAATTGAAGCTGGCAGAGTGATAATTTCAGACAGGTACTCAGACAGCAGAATTGCCTATCAGTCATCCACCCTTAAGGAAAGGTTCGATGAGCCGGTGGAGTGGATCAAGCAGTTGCATAAGGGTTGGACAGTTGTGCCGGACCTTACTTTACTGCTTGATATCGACCCCAAAATTGCCGTTTCAAGATGTAACAGTCGTGACGCACAGACCAAGTTTGAAAAGGTGGATTTCCTTTTGGGGGTTCGCAATGTATTCCTGCAACTTGCAGAAGAAAATCCTCA harbors:
- the tmk gene encoding dTMP kinase → MKGKLVTIEGIDGSGKTTIMEYLKQNPVYSDIIFTREPTKDWIGQAVMRAIQSDVDPLAELLLFTADHAEHIRNTIKPAIEAGRVIISDRYSDSRIAYQSSTLKERFDEPVEWIKQLHKGWTVVPDLTLLLDIDPKIAVSRCNSRDAQTKFEKVDFLLGVRNVFLQLAEENPQRFVIIDASQSLEKVKKEVDKAIQELE